GTACACGGATGGCCTTGCAACCCAGACCTTCCACCACGGTGATGTGATCCACACCATAACCTTCGGTTTCAGGGGCGTTGATGTTGTCAAAGGCCAGTTGTACACAATAGTCCATCTCGAAGCCACGCTGTGCCTGACGGATCAGACCCAGGTAGGCGTTGTTGACCAGAATATGGATGTAAGGCAGCTTGAATTGCGCGCCTACGGCCAGCTCTTCAATCATGAACTGGAAGTCGTAGTCGCCCGAAATGGCCACGACTTCACGACCTGGGTCAGCGGCAACCACGCCCAGTGCGGCGGGAATGGTCCAACCCAATGGGCCTGCCTGACCGCAGTTGATCCAGTGACGTGGCTTGTACACGTGCAGGAACTGGGCGGCTGCAATCTGCGACAGACCAATGGTGCTGACGTAGGTGGTCGCCGGGCCAAAGGCGCGGTTCATCTCTTCGTAAACGCGCTGAGGCTTCAAGGGCACGTTGTCAAAGCTGGTCTTGCGCTGCAAGGTGGCTTTGCGCTTCTGGCAATCGGCAACCCAGGCGGCACGGTCGCGCAGCTTGCCGGCAGCCTTGTATTCTTTGGCCACTTCAATGAACAGCTTCAGTGCAGCGCCAGCGTCCGAGGCAATGCCCAGATCAGGGCCGAATACGCGACCGATCTGTGTGGGTTCGATATCCACGTGCACGAACTTGCGGCCTTCGGTGTAGACGTCCACGGAACCGGTGTGGCGGTTGGCCCAGCGGTTACCGATACCGAATACGAAGTCCGAAGCCAGCAAAGTCTGGTTGCCGTAGCGGTGCGAGGTCTGCAGACCCACCATGCCGGCCATCAGCGGGTGATCGTCGGCAACCGTGCCCCAGCCCATCAGGGTTGGAATCACAGGGACGTTGACCAGCTCGGCAAACTCTTGCAGCAGCTCGGACGCGTTGGCGTTGATCACGCCACCACCGGAGACGATCAGCGGACGCTCCGATGCGTTCAGCAGTTCGATGGCTTTTTCAGCCTGGGCGCGAGTGGCGCTAGGCTTGTACGCTTCCAGCGGCGAGTAGGTATCCAGATCGAATTCGATCTCGGCCATTTGTACATCGATAGGCATATCGATCAGCACAGGACCGGGGCGGCCCGAGCGCATGATGTGGAAAGCCTGCTGGAACACGCGTGGGATCAGATCGGGTTCGCGAACTGTCACGGCCCATTTGGTCACAGGCTTGGCAATGGATTCAATATCCACGGCCTGGAAGTCTTCCTTGTACAGGCGCGAGCGAGGAGCCTGGCCGGTAATGCACAGAATTGGGATCGAGTCAGCCGATGCGGAGTACAGGCCGGTGATCATGTCTGTGCCAGCGGGGCCGGAAGTACCAATGCACACGCCGATATTGCCGGGATTGGCACGGGTAAAACCTTCGGCCATGTGGGAAGCGCCTTCCACGTGGCGGGCGAGAATGTGATCAAAACCACCTTCTTTGCGCAGTGCGGAGTAGAAGGGGTTGATGGCGGCGCCGGGCACGCCGAATACGGTGCTCACGCCTTCTTTACGTAAAATTGCGGCGGCGGCGTCCACTGCTCTCATTCGAGCCATTGATATCTCCTAGATCATCGTTTGACGAAATTCACAACTCGATAATAAGGAGTGATGGACCTGCCTAGAAATGGTGGTACGATTGTTTCTATCGATACTTGGAGTATTGAATGAGCCGTTATACCGAAATTCGAAGTTTTGCACTGGTCGCGGAAAAAGGCAGTTTTGCGGCCGCTTCCGTGATCGAAGGAGTCACCCCCGTGGTCATGGGCCGCCGCCTGGATGCGCTGGAGCAGCGCCTGGGTGTGCGCTTGATGCACCGATCCACTCGCGGGCTGACATTGACCGATCTGGGTGAGCAGTTTCTGGAGCAGTGCAAACAAATTCTGAAGGACTTTGAAGAGGCTGAAGCCAGTATCAGCGCCCAGCGTAAAGTGGTGCGCGGGCACCTGGTGGTATCGGCTCCAGCGGCTTTTGGGCGTCGTCATGTGGCCCCCCATGCCTTGTCCTTCAAAAAGCGTTATCCCGAGTTGAAGCTGTCTTTCAACTTCACCGACAGCGTGGTCGATCTGGTGCGCGAGGGCTATGACATGGCCTTGCGGATTGGTGAAGTCACGGACCCCAACTATGTGGCCGTACGTCTATATCCGAATCGGCGAGTCGTGTGTGGAACGCCCGAGTATTTTGAGCGTCATGGTGTGCCGCGTGTGCCCGAAGATCTGGCGCGTCACAACTGCTTGGCCTTCAACTTGCAGGGCGGTCAGCAACGCGGCTGGACCTTTCTGCGTGATGGTCGCCCATTGGCGGTCCGAGTCGATGGGGATCTGGATTGCAATGACGGCGAGCTGCTGTTTAACTGGGTCAAGCAAGGTTGGGGCATAGGCTGGCGATCCACCTGGGAAATTCAGCCCGAACTCAAGCGGGGCGAGCTGGTAACGGTGCTGAACGAGTTCGAGATTCCCAGTTATGACATTCAGGCGGTGTATCAGCAGCAGCGCTATCTGCCGGCCAAAGTGCGGCGCTTTATTGATTATTTGCGTGCCATCTACAACACGCCGGGCTACTGGGACGGTGAGGTGCAGTTTTAGGATTTTCACGCTTTGGAATGAAAAAAACCGCTTCGAAAAGCGGTTTTTTTTTGCTGCGTACGACTTAGAAATGCCATTCCAGCTGTACGGTTGGAGCGCTGGTTTTGATACCGGGTTTCAGGCTGCCGTCTGCCTTGTAGCGGTTGCCGAACTTGTTGTACCAGTACTCGTAGCCAATCCCCACCCACAAGGTGTTCTTCTTGTCGAAGGCTACTTTACCCACGTCAGCCATCAGGGAGGTGCGGACCAGCACTTCAGACTTGGTGCTGATGCCCGCGTAGTCGTCACCCTTGGGGCCGGCGTAGTTGGCAAAGCCCTGGAACTTCAAAGGCACTGAACCCACATCAAAGGGCAGATTCCAGTTCAGGCTGGCCAGAAACTGGGTGTCGAAAGAGCGGCGGCTGTCCGGGCAGGCGGGTGCGCCCAAGCCACAGTGGTTCCACTCCTTGCCAACCATCAGGCTCAGGTCCACAAAGCCGCGGGGGACATCAAATTTGAAGGTCGGGCCCAGCACCAGCAAACGCTTGCGAGGTGCAAAGGCGGTGTTCTTGGTGTTCAGGTCAAAGCCGGCTGTGATGGCCACATCCTTCACAGGGCCAAAGCTCAGATCCTTGTCGAATACCTTGCCCATGGAGAGCTGGTGACGATAGGTGGCGTAGAACTCGGTGGCGCCATTGCTGCCGTTGCCATTGGAGGGGTCGTAGCGGTCCGATTGCAGAATGTCCAGATTAAAGAAGTTCTGGCCCAGGCTGTAGCCGTTGACGTGGGTCAGGCTCAGGATGTGCTTCTGGATAGTCCGATCATTCATCGGCTCGGTGTATTGCGTGCTGAAGCGGTAGCCTAAAAAGGTGTCGCTCCAGTCGGCTGCCAAGGCGGGGCTGGACAGCAGGGGGGCGGCCAGCAGGGCGCATGCCCAGCGAGCAGGGTGTAGCTTTTTCATAGTGTCTCCTCTTTGTTTGAGCACAAGCAGGTCCCTGGGATCTGATGTCCCTTATGGCCTGCGGCTTTAGTTTTCTTCGAGTGGGTGTTACTGACCTTGCTTAGATTAATTATGGGCAGTCGATACTTTTAAGCAGGTACTGCAGATATTTGAACAGCCGCCCGTTTCAGGCTGGGCGGCTGTTCAAAAAGGGGGGGCTTAGCCGTTCTGCGAGGCCAGCTGGGTGCTGCTTTCTTCTGTTTCTTTTTGAGCGCTTGCCTGTTTGCGTGCCTGGGTTGCAGCGGTGGATTCAACGGTGTGACCTTGGTCAGCATATTTCTCCATGCCGTTGAAAAACAGGTTCAGCAAGATGGCAGATACGGCAGCCAGCAAGATTCCGCTATGCAGCAAGGGGGCCAGCGCGGGTGGCATTTTGTCCAGCAAGTGCTCGGCAACCAGGGGAATCATGCCAAAGCCCAGGCTGATGGCCACGATGTAGGGGTTGTAAGGGTTGCGGTTCAGATTGGCAGACATCAGGATCTTGATGCCGGTAGCGGCCACCATGCCAAACATCACGATGCCGGCACCACCCAGAACATAGTTGGGGATGGAAGCTACGATGAAAGCCATTTTGGGGAACAGGCCCAGCATGATCAGGAAGGCACCGCCCATGACACATACCCAGCGGCTGCGCACGCCGGTCACGCTGACCAGGCCCACGTTCTGCGAGAAAGAGCTGTGCGGGAAGGTGTTCATGATGCCGCCGACCAGGGTGCCCAGGCCGTCGGTGCGCAAACCACGCACCAGCGCTTCACGGTCAGTCGGACGGCCACAGATGGAGCCCAGTGCCAGGAACATGCCCAGCGATTCAACCATGATCACGACCATGATCAGGGACAGAACAGCGGCTGCACCCAGCAAGGCCCAGCTAAAGGTGGGAACGCCAAAGTGGAAGGGGGTGACGATTGCAAACCAGCTGGTCTGATCCAGGCCTTCAAAGGTGATGCGACCCATGGCCAAAGAGACGAAGAAACCGACCAGCAGGCCAATCAGCACCGCCACGTTTGCCAGGAAACCGCGGGCGAATTTGGTGATCAGCAAGATGACGGTCAGCACCATCAGGGCAATGCCCAGATTTTCCAGCGAACCGTATTCGGGGTTGGGTATGGACATGCCGGTGGCCGGATCTGTAATCGTGGGAGCGCCGCCACCAATCCAGTTCAGACCCACGCGCATCAGTGTCACACCAATAACGGTGATGATGATGCCGGTCACGACCGGGGGGAACAGGCCCATCAGACGGCTAAATACCGGAGCAATCAGAATACTGAAGATACCGGCCAGGATGGTGGCGCCAAAGATACCGGGCAGGCCCAGTTGCGGGTCCAGGCCGATGGCGATCATGGGACTGACCGCCGCAAAAGACACACCCATCATGACGGGCAACTTGATGCCGAAAATACCCAGGCCACGGGCCTGGATAATGGTAATCACGCCACAGCACAGCAGGTCAGCATTAATCAGGAATGCGATCTGTTCCTTGGACAGGCCCAAGGCTGCACCAATGATCAGGGGGACAGCAACTGCGCCCGCGTACATCACCATGACGTGTTGCAAACCAAGGGTTGCCAGGCGCCCCGTTGGTAGGCGTTCGTCTACACCGTCGCAAGCAGCAGGTGTGGACACTTCTGGGTTGGCGGACATCCGGGTCTCCTTATTAATACGTTATGCGCAGCCGATGCCTGGGCCGCGTAAGCATAAAGTTATCGGATGGGCTGTATCACTGGAAGGCAGTACGGCTTGATAAGTAGAATACGTAAAAGCGTATGGCAGGCCGATGCTGACAGGGGGGAAAGGATATAAGCCCTGTAGATGGGGCCTGTGTTCAAGCCTGGGCCTAGCAGATTCCTGCTTTTTTCATGCGTTTTGCAGTGCTAGGGGTATTGCCCACCTAGTCCATCCTGAAAATCTATGTTAGCAGCCTCCAAACTACCTTTTTGTTCAGGTGTGAAGGACTGCCAAGTATCTGATAGGTATAAAAAAAGCGGCCCTGTGGCCGCTTTTTTAAGGGTCTGATTTACTTGTCTGACCACAGGACGCCGGCCGTGGCCCAGTCTTCGCGTTTGACGTCGGTAAAGACCACATCAACGGCGTCCGGGGTACAGCCAAGCACACGACAGGCTTCTTTGGTCAGGGCCTGGGCGAGCTCACGCTTGATTTCCACGGGACGGCCGTCGAATAGTTGTACGTTAATAGAAGGCATAAAAGCTCCGTAGGGGTGGAAAGGGTGTTAGCGGCAAAAATCCGGCTCGCTCTGATAGAGCTTGCGCAGCAAGGCTGGCCATTCTAACAAGCCCTCTGGCTCGTCCCCCGGTAAAAGCTGGCGATGTGTCAAATCCAGAACATCCTTCGGGGGCAGGTGCAACTGCGGGCTGGCAGCCATGGCCGAGAGCTGAATGCGGCAGGCGCGCTCCAGCGCATCCATCAGAATATAAGCTTCGGCAACGGTGCGTCCGCAGGTCAGGGCACCGTGATTGCGCAAGAGCAGGGCCGGATAGGAGCCTAATTGCTTGAGCAGGGCTTCCTGTTCCTGGGGGGGGAAGGCCAGACCGGCATAGTCGTGATAGCCAATGTCCTGCCAGAAACGCATGGCGTGTTGCGACAGGGGCAGCAACCCACAGGACAGGGCCGAGACCGCAATCGAGGCATCTGTATGTAAATGAATGACACAGTGTGCATCGGCACGGGCGCGGTGGACGGCACCATGAATGGCAAAACCGCTGGGGTTGGCACGACGGCCTGTGCCATCCACGACCTGGCCCTGGGTATCAATCAACAGCAGATTGGAGGCGCAGATCTCATCAAAGCGCAAACCAAAGGGATTGATCAGGAAAATGTCGTCGTGGCCGGGCAGGCGCAGGGAAATATGGGTGTAGATGATATCGTCCCAGCCCTGGCGGGCCGCCAGCCGGTAAGCGGCGGCCAGATTGACGCGGGCGCGCCAGTGCTCGGGATCAATATCCGCCGGACGATGGGCGTAAATGGCCTCCAGGTCCGGCGTGACAGGACAGGACTGGCTCACGCTGCTGTGGTTTCCAGTTCAGCGATGATGGCTTTTTCTTCCAGCTGAATCACGTCGCAGTTGTCGCCGGGCCCTTTGCGGTCAATCACAATGAAGTCGGCCACTTGGTTCAGGGCCATCAAGGGGTGGTGCCAAACGCCGGTTGCGTAGTTCACGCCCTGATCGCCACGTGCCAGGAACAGGCGCAGATCGCTTGCCTTGGGAGTCGGGCCAGCAGGGGCCACAATCACCAGATAAGGCTGGCCGGACTGGGGAATGAAGGCCTGGCTCCCTTTGGGGTGGCGCTCCATCATCTCTACGGTAAAGGGCAGGGTGCGCGGCTGGCCACGGAAAATGGACACAATCGCGTGACCGTCCGCGCCGGGCTCAATCTTGGCCAGATCGTGGTAGCGCTCGGTATTGCCCTCGTTGATGGTGAAGTGCTGAACCGCGTCGGAGGCCTCGATGACATCACCAAAAGGCGCGAAGGCTTCGGCTGTCAGGGTTTCCAACTTCAATGTGATTGTCATGGCAGAGGTCCTTAATAAGGCAGACCCGCGTGGGGCTGAAAGCAGCCGCGCCACGAAGGGTCAGAGGAAACAAAGGGTAGCGTGCCCGCAGGCTGGCGCTACCCCGTGAACGGCTTGGATCTTCAGAAAGATCCAGAAGGCAGCAAAATCAGGCCAGCAGCGCATCCAGACGGAAACGGGCAATTTTGCCGATTTCGGTCAGACAAGCTTGAAACTCGGTTTCAACACTATTGTTCAGACGGGCTTCTACTGTATCCATGATTTGGTAACGGCTCAAACCTTTGACGGCAATCACGAAGGGGAAACCGAAACGCTCACGGTACTGGGCGTTCAGGCCACGCAGACGGGCCAGTTCTTGGGCCGAGCACTGGTCCAGGCCAGCGCCACGCTGTTCACCCGTGGATGCGGTGGTCAGCGTGCCTTGCTCGGCTTCCTTGCCAGCCAGCTCGGGGTGAGCACAGATCAGGTTCTTTTGCTCTTCGTACGATGCCTCTTTGACCACTTGCACCATGCAGGCGTGCAGTTGATCCACGCTTTCAAACGGACGCTGGTGCCAGCTACGCTCAGGGACCCAGGGGGAGTGTTCAAAAATACCTTCGAGCTTGTCCACGAATTGGCTCTGGTCCAGGCTGGAGAGTTCGGTTAGAGCCTGTGTGGTGGTAAGGGTTTGAGTTGTCATGTGTCAGTCCGATTATCTAAGCGTAAATAGTGCGAGCCGAGGCGGCTCCAGGACCAGGCCTGGGGGCCGTTTTATCAAGGGTAGTGGGTGGGCGTTTACAGGGTCTGTTTGATTTATTCAAACCCTTATAAACAACCGCCTGTGGGCTATGATTTTCTTATATG
This genomic window from Alcaligenes faecalis contains:
- a CDS encoding class II aldolase/adducin family protein, translated to MSQSCPVTPDLEAIYAHRPADIDPEHWRARVNLAAAYRLAARQGWDDIIYTHISLRLPGHDDIFLINPFGLRFDEICASNLLLIDTQGQVVDGTGRRANPSGFAIHGAVHRARADAHCVIHLHTDASIAVSALSCGLLPLSQHAMRFWQDIGYHDYAGLAFPPQEQEALLKQLGSYPALLLRNHGALTCGRTVAEAYILMDALERACRIQLSAMAASPQLHLPPKDVLDLTHRQLLPGDEPEGLLEWPALLRKLYQSEPDFCR
- a CDS encoding nucleobase:cation symporter-2 family protein; translated protein: MSANPEVSTPAACDGVDERLPTGRLATLGLQHVMVMYAGAVAVPLIIGAALGLSKEQIAFLINADLLCCGVITIIQARGLGIFGIKLPVMMGVSFAAVSPMIAIGLDPQLGLPGIFGATILAGIFSILIAPVFSRLMGLFPPVVTGIIITVIGVTLMRVGLNWIGGGAPTITDPATGMSIPNPEYGSLENLGIALMVLTVILLITKFARGFLANVAVLIGLLVGFFVSLAMGRITFEGLDQTSWFAIVTPFHFGVPTFSWALLGAAAVLSLIMVVIMVESLGMFLALGSICGRPTDREALVRGLRTDGLGTLVGGIMNTFPHSSFSQNVGLVSVTGVRSRWVCVMGGAFLIMLGLFPKMAFIVASIPNYVLGGAGIVMFGMVAATGIKILMSANLNRNPYNPYIVAISLGFGMIPLVAEHLLDKMPPALAPLLHSGILLAAVSAILLNLFFNGMEKYADQGHTVESTAATQARKQASAQKETEESSTQLASQNG
- a CDS encoding ureidoglycolate lyase, translated to MTITLKLETLTAEAFAPFGDVIEASDAVQHFTINEGNTERYHDLAKIEPGADGHAIVSIFRGQPRTLPFTVEMMERHPKGSQAFIPQSGQPYLVIVAPAGPTPKASDLRLFLARGDQGVNYATGVWHHPLMALNQVADFIVIDRKGPGDNCDVIQLEEKAIIAELETTAA
- the uraD gene encoding 2-oxo-4-hydroxy-4-carboxy-5-ureidoimidazoline decarboxylase, which codes for MTTQTLTTTQALTELSSLDQSQFVDKLEGIFEHSPWVPERSWHQRPFESVDQLHACMVQVVKEASYEEQKNLICAHPELAGKEAEQGTLTTASTGEQRGAGLDQCSAQELARLRGLNAQYRERFGFPFVIAVKGLSRYQIMDTVEARLNNSVETEFQACLTEIGKIARFRLDALLA
- the gcl gene encoding glyoxylate carboligase, with amino-acid sequence MARMRAVDAAAAILRKEGVSTVFGVPGAAINPFYSALRKEGGFDHILARHVEGASHMAEGFTRANPGNIGVCIGTSGPAGTDMITGLYSASADSIPILCITGQAPRSRLYKEDFQAVDIESIAKPVTKWAVTVREPDLIPRVFQQAFHIMRSGRPGPVLIDMPIDVQMAEIEFDLDTYSPLEAYKPSATRAQAEKAIELLNASERPLIVSGGGVINANASELLQEFAELVNVPVIPTLMGWGTVADDHPLMAGMVGLQTSHRYGNQTLLASDFVFGIGNRWANRHTGSVDVYTEGRKFVHVDIEPTQIGRVFGPDLGIASDAGAALKLFIEVAKEYKAAGKLRDRAAWVADCQKRKATLQRKTSFDNVPLKPQRVYEEMNRAFGPATTYVSTIGLSQIAAAQFLHVYKPRHWINCGQAGPLGWTIPAALGVVAADPGREVVAISGDYDFQFMIEELAVGAQFKLPYIHILVNNAYLGLIRQAQRGFEMDYCVQLAFDNINAPETEGYGVDHITVVEGLGCKAIRVHKPEDIQPAIEQARAWMKEFSVPVVIELILERVTNIAMGTELHNVTEFESLAEAGIDAPTAISLMD
- a CDS encoding outer membrane protein OmpK; the protein is MKKLHPARWACALLAAPLLSSPALAADWSDTFLGYRFSTQYTEPMNDRTIQKHILSLTHVNGYSLGQNFFNLDILQSDRYDPSNGNGSNGATEFYATYRHQLSMGKVFDKDLSFGPVKDVAITAGFDLNTKNTAFAPRKRLLVLGPTFKFDVPRGFVDLSLMVGKEWNHCGLGAPACPDSRRSFDTQFLASLNWNLPFDVGSVPLKFQGFANYAGPKGDDYAGISTKSEVLVRTSLMADVGKVAFDKKNTLWVGIGYEYWYNKFGNRYKADGSLKPGIKTSAPTVQLEWHF
- a CDS encoding 4-oxalocrotonate tautomerase encodes the protein MPSINVQLFDGRPVEIKRELAQALTKEACRVLGCTPDAVDVVFTDVKREDWATAGVLWSDK
- a CDS encoding LysR family transcriptional regulator; its protein translation is MSRYTEIRSFALVAEKGSFAAASVIEGVTPVVMGRRLDALEQRLGVRLMHRSTRGLTLTDLGEQFLEQCKQILKDFEEAEASISAQRKVVRGHLVVSAPAAFGRRHVAPHALSFKKRYPELKLSFNFTDSVVDLVREGYDMALRIGEVTDPNYVAVRLYPNRRVVCGTPEYFERHGVPRVPEDLARHNCLAFNLQGGQQRGWTFLRDGRPLAVRVDGDLDCNDGELLFNWVKQGWGIGWRSTWEIQPELKRGELVTVLNEFEIPSYDIQAVYQQQRYLPAKVRRFIDYLRAIYNTPGYWDGEVQF